One Camelus ferus isolate YT-003-E chromosome 19, BCGSAC_Cfer_1.0, whole genome shotgun sequence genomic window, ACGCTGCACCAGCTCTGTCCTACCCGTCTTTAAAAGCACAAATGAGACACCAGGCAGGCCCCAGACTGCTGCTGCCACCTCCGCGGATTCGCCTGGATCCGCTGCACTGTATTCTGGCTCCAGGCTTTGTGCTCAGCTTCAGGAGCTtgagtcccccccaccccccacccccttcgcGGGTCCAGAAAGGCTGAGGCTGGAAAGCCATGCTCCTAGGCGCCCCAGTGGAAACCCTGCCCCCTCGTGGGCAAGATACCCATCGCCAGATTCTAATTCAGGCCGATGGGAGAAATAAGGAGCAGGAAAAAAAGGCATCCATCTCTGCCTAACCCCCAACACCAAAGTGCATGGATATAAGTTGAGAATTCCTGAGCTCTCCTGGGTCCGTGATGAGCTCGCAGTACCAGTCTGAGGGAGGTGAATAGGCCCCATAAGGTTAATTCCGGGGTCGATTGAGGAGGGAAGGAATCCACCCAAGGACCGTGCACCCTGCCCCCTACCCCGGGTTCCATCAGTTCTCATCTGTTATTAGAAGAGTTCTGGCTCAAGGCGCTTCTGACCCTGACCCAGCCCAGGACCTTGGGAACCACCAAGACCTTGTCCCCCGGTGGAAGCCTCTACCCTGTTGGGAGCTGGCCCTGCCTGGACCCCAGCGGTGAGAGCGCAGGCTGCTGGCACTCACAGAAGGGTCTCcacctttagaattctctctcaaaaaaaaaaaatatatatatatatatatatgtgtgtgtgtgtgtatttaatggaggtactgagaattgaacacaggacctcatgcatgctaagcacggtgctctaccactgagctatccctctccccccacaatttaaaaaatttttaaatataaaaatttaatcttgATCTTGATTATTGAAAAAAACTTTTGCAACTCCTTAAATTTTGCTCTCTTAGCAAATGCCTCACTTTTTCACACTAGTCCCAGCCCTGGGTGTGAGGTAGAGCTTGAGAAATGAGTTCTACTCCCTGGAAGTATGGATTGAGACTTTTCAAGAGTCTGGTTGCAGTTGATGCTACGGTGGTGCTGTGGTCGCCACTTCTGCCAGTTGTGGGGTCCAGGAGGGACCAGGCAAGGATGGTCCTCTGGCCATGAACACCCCACAGGATGATCCAGCAGTGCTCAGCCATATGGGCTTCCTGCAGCTCCCAGCAACCCTCTAGGGGTGGAGTGAAAACAGGGTAAAGAGACTGAGGATGCCGCAGAGGGCATGGTACGGACTGTAGACTAGGGAAGGAAGCACAGTCCAAAGGGAGAGTGCAATGAAAGGAATGACTATTGTTTCCTGGTACCTGGCACAAATTCTGGTAGGCACAAGGatttttttatcaaatatttattgagtacctactataggCCACACACTGGACTAAGGACTGTTCTAGGCCCCAGGGATGCAGCAGTAAACAAGATAGACCTGGCCTCTGTGGGAGGGGTCAATACCCCATCCTATGTCCTTGCATGTATCTGAGTTCACCTGAAGCTGTGGACATTTCTCAGGAACCTGACAGTGAACGATGACAAAGCGCCTCCCTCcatctgtctctcttttcctctgcctgaGGGCTTTCTAGGGTACCTTGGAACCCAACTTGGAATTGCTGGGGAGTTAAAAGCCCCCCAGTACTCAACTGGCAATAACTGCACATCTCCTGTCCTGTGATGGGATTATTTACGGTCTATTCTAGAAGGTATCTCAGATGGTTCCCAGCAGGATTGAACCACATATGTCCATGAGCtcatcaaaatacattttatttggctttgtcccccttccctgtctctgtTTCCCTACTTCCTCACTTGTCCTTCCTGGGAGCGCCTTCCAGATTATTAAGTGCACCTGAGTCCTTCTCGCAGCATCTGCTTTTGGAGAAAGCTAAATGCAGACAGCTCCTGTATTCACAGTGCTTGTAATTTAGGGTGGTAAGTCCCAAATATCTATCCTTAGACAGGTGCCAGGCAAGGTGAGTCAGTATCTGGGCTGCAATCCACACTGGGTGCTGCAAGACCCTGGAGCATTGATTCTCATACTTTGCTTCCTTTTACAGTCACCTGGGGAGATTATAAAGTTCCTCATGCCTGGGTCTCACCTCATATAaggaaatcagaatctctgggggtggggtgcagacaTCAGCACTTTTCAAATCTCCCCACTCAGCAGTCACGAGTTTAAAGCAATGATCAAATTGTGCTGGGTGGGAATTTATAGATTCCCTGCCTGAACAGTGGGGTAAGTTCTGGGTTAGATCTCTCCACCTTGCCTTTCTGGGGGGAACTCCCTTGTCCATCGTTCTCAGGGCTTTTGGCTTTGCTCTCTGAGTTCTTTCTTATCCATGATCCTCTTGAGAATTTAGGAGAGTACCCCCTCCTCGAGGTGGCACAACATTCACACCTGGCTTCCTCCTGGTGCAGGTTTGGGACCCTATGGTTACCTTAGAAgtcaaatacataaagaaaattgGAGTGCAGGCTTGTGGTTTCTTGCCATACAATTCCCTCAAAACTAAGTGTTACAGGTTGAATTATGCCTCTCAAAAAGATGTGTGGAAGCCCTAACACCTAGTTCCTGAGAATCTGATCTTATCTGGAAATAGGATTGTTGCAGATGTAACTagtcaagatgaggtcatactgagGTAGGGTGGGttcttaatccaatatgactgtatctttataagaggaaaagagatacagagagacacagagaggacaCCACATGACAATGGAGGCAGAGTGTGGAGAGATGGGTCTACaagccaaagattgccagcaacaccagaagctcagagaaagaCATGGGACAGATTCTCCTCTAGTGCCTTCAGAAAAAGCATGGACCTACTGATTCCTTGGTTTTTGGAATTCTAGCATCCAGGACTGAGAGAGAATAagcttctgttgttttcagccattccagtttgtggtatttgttatggcagccctaggaaactaacacagtggGCTTCTGATCTATCTTCTAGTCACTTCCATGGGCAAATAATCACAGCCATGGATTTTGTCTGATACTACTTTGTGCAACagagtagccactagccacatctggctatttaaatttaaataaaaatgaaataaaattaaaaattcagctcctcagtTGCACCGCTAACATTGCAAGTGTTcagtggccacatgtggctagtggctgctgcATTAGACATAGTGGActgtagaacatttccatcaagtCAGGAAGTACTACTGAACACTACTGCTATAGCTTATCAGTCACTTTTCTCCTGCACAGCAATCCTAGACTTTCAGTGGATTATAAGAACAAATGCTTTTCTTATTCATGGGTCCATGGGACAGCTCAACTTTAGGTGGCAGTTGGCTGGACTTGGCTCCTGCTACAGTCTGTGTTGGGTCTCCTCCACGTGACTCTCACTGTCTTTAGACCCAGGGCATGTTCTTCTCATGACCAAAAGCAGGAGAGTAAGAGGGCAGTCTAAGCCACACAAGTGCATTTAAAGCCTCTGCTTAGATTACATTTGGCTAACAATCCACTGGCTAAAAGCAAGTCACACGGCCAAGCCCAATATTGATGCCTACAGTGACAGGCCCTACAAAGTTACATGGCAGGTGGTATGGATATATAATCCTATTATAGAGGAGTGAAGAACTGGGAACAATAATCCAGTCTACCTCACCTATACATAGTGCTTCCCCTCACCCCCGAAAAGGTAATACTttcatacagttaaaaaaaatcaaaagtatatCCAAAAGTATGCAGTGAAAAAGTCTCCCATACCTGACCCACTCACCTTGTCCCTTTCCTTTACAggtaaactctttttttaaaaactttttttattgagttatagtcattttactacAGGTAAACTCTTTTATTGGTTTCTTGTCTATCTGCatgaaaatacaagcaaaaccATATATATttgctccctcttcccctttcttaaAAGGAGTTCCCTATAAACCTGCACtgtcttctcatttctttaaaaaaatctatcttagAGATTTTTccatataagtatatataaatgtagtTCTTAAACCTTATGTTCATTATATTTAATGTGTCCTGCTCCTCCCTGCTTTCTCAGTTTAATGATGGATACCTGAAAGGGTCTGAGATAATGGCTTGTGTTGGAAGGCAACACTTTTAATCTGACTTTGCCACTTGATTGGCTCCTGATTTGGCCTAGAAGTGTTCTAGAGGTTATTTAGAACGTTTTGGGGGTCTCATTTCTTGCTAAGGATGATTGCTTATAATTAACTTGTTTTTATCTCTCCAAGTTATGTtccagagctgggagggcagAGTCATGGCAGCTGCTCTAATTCTTGCCAATCCCTTGGCTGGTAGAAAGGGCGAAATGCAGCAGGGAAGAATTTGCCCAATCCTAATTTTAGAGCTAAAACTGGAGCGAGTGGTGGTCATATTACCTCCATTCCCACCCCTATTGGctagaacttagtcacatgaTCACACCAAGCTAGACGACCATGCAGGGGAATTGTACcactaaaaggaaaagagaatatacATATTAACAACTAGCATGTCCTTTTCTCATTGTTTGAGGTATCTGAAAGGGCAGTCTGTAGGAATTAATAAATAAGTCTATTTTGAAAGTTTCTATTGTACTATAAAATATAAGATGCAGAAGAGTGCACAAATCATAGGTGGatagtttgatgaattttcaccAAGTGAACACGCCTGCACAGGGCGCTCCTTGTTCAAGAAATTGAACACTCAGTTTCCCTGAATTTGTTTCCTTGACAGCGAGGCTAAGGGCGAAGTAATCATGTGGGGGTGGAGCCAAGGACGGTTGAAGGTGTTACGCGGCAAATAGGGCGTGGctaggaggaaagggaggggggccCTGATCAGATTTGGAAGCCAGCGAGGGGCGTGGCCTGATGGCGTTACGCGTTAGGGGCGGAGCTTACTGGCCCGGAATCCCGGCTAGAAGGAAGGGGCATGGTCAGGTTGGATGTTGCGGGGAGGTTAAGCCACAGCCACGGTGGGCGGGGCTTAGCTATCCCGAAGGCGGCCTGGGTCACCAGGGGCAGGTTAGGTGAAAAGGCTGGCCGGGCTTAGCGAGAAGAGGAGGCTTGGAAGCCCCATTTACGCGCGAGGGCGGAGTCTCGAGCCGTTTGGGCTGACGCTGCGTCGGGGCGGGGCTTTGCGCCGTCTTGGTGGACGCtgcgccgggggcggggctggtgGGCGCGAGCTCCAAGATGGCGGTGGCCAGTGGGGCCGCGCCGGCTGTGAACGTGTTTCCATTCCGCGATGTGCGGGCCGCGCCTGATCCGGTGCTGGAGGCCGGCCCAGTGGCACACGGGCCACTACCGGTGCCATTAGTGCTGGACAACGGGTCGTTCCAGGCCCGCGCCGGCTGGGCGTGCCCGGGGCCGGACCCGGGCCCTGAACCCCGGCTGCAGTTCCGCGCCGTGTGCGcccgcgggcggggcggggctcgtGGCGGAGCAGGCCCGCAGGTGGGCAACGCGCTGGGCAGCCTGGAGCCGCTGCGCTGGATGCTCCGGTCGCCCTTCGACCGCAACGTGCCGGTGAACCTGGAGCTGCAGGAGCTGCTGCTTGACTACAGCTTCCAGCATCTGGGTGTCTCCTCACAGGTGAAGGGCGGGTGGGTTGGGGTTGAGGGGAGGATTGAGATGTGTCTCCGGGCACTCTGCCCTCTGAGGGATTATAGTAACTCCTATAGTCCTGACTGTCATTTAGTCGTTCACTTAATCAAATATTAAGCTCCTGTCGTGTGTAAGCCCTGTGCTAGACGCTTGGGGtttagcagtgaacaaaacaccCTTTTCTCTTGGAGCACCTAATGCTCGTTtgttaataaattcatttattaacaaATAGTGTGAGGAGCACCTACCCTGTGTCAGGCACTTTTCTAGATGTTTGAAATACATCCATGAACATAACACAAAATCTCCTGTGCTTACGGAGCTGGTATGTAAAGACATTCTAGTATGAAAAGACAGGCAGTAAACAGTAGAATTCAGTAGTAGATTCTATGGcatgagaggagaggagagggttaCATCTTTTCAGTAAGATGGTTGGGGAGGACTCAGGGAGAAGGTGATGTTTGAGCAAGGACTAAGGGAGGTGATTGAGGGAGCATTATTCTGGAGAGAGGGATCAGCCAGTaaaaaggccctgaggcaggagtgtgcccTAATCCTAATTGAAGGCAGCCAGAGTGAGGGGGAGGGTAGTAAGTGgaagaggaggtcagagaggtaCCGAAAGGGCAAGTCACAAGCCTTACAGGCTTTCACTCGGTAGAATGGGAAGCCATTGCAGAGTGTTGAACAGAGAAGGACGTGACTTATATTCCAAAAGGATCACCATAGCTGCTGTATGGAGAATGGACTGGCCTGGGTCATAGTGTAGAAacagaccagttaggaggctgttgcagttAGGAGATGGGGATGATGGAGGAATTGGGGATGTGGTAAGAAGCAGTTGGATTCTGGagatattttgaagatagagccAACAGTGTTGGCTGACAGTTTGGTTGGGGCTTTACTTAAACACCTTAAGTAGACCTTACTTTCATACTTTCCAAAACAATATCCAGGAGAGATGAGAGTTTTACAGTTGCTTCTGATCAGATTTTTGATTGGAGATCAAAAGCAAATTCAGCCCTTGCAATGAGGATTTggagggtttggttttttttttttttttaatgctttaaaaagagTATTCTTTCATCACCTGTCaacttactcttttctttcaaagTAGGGCTGTGTCGATCATCCCATAGTTTTGACAGAAGCCGTGTGCAACCCACTGTATTCACGACAAATGATGTCAGAGCTTCTCTTTGAGTGCTATGGGATTCCTAAGGTTGCCTACGGAATAGACAGCCTCTTCAGCTTCTACCACAATAAGCCAAAGAGCTTGATTTCCAGCGGGCTCATCATTTCATCTGGATACCAGTGTACACATATTTTACCCGTCTTAGAAGGGAGGTGAGTTGGACTCATGGCATTTGAGTGCTGTTCTGAGAAAcattcaggaaacatttattgggcacttacttTAATGGTGGAGTGGAAAGAGTGAGTACTGGACCACAAACTGGCCTCTGGGCTTAGCTCTGACCTCTCTCACTGTGTGAGTACAGATAAGTCACTTACCATCCATCCTTTGTGATCTCCTGGATGGAGCTGGGGTTGATGGTCTCTGAGGTCCAAATCCataattctagaattttatgaTTCTGATTTATGGTGAGATAACTAACACAGTACCTGCAGGTTGTAGGTGCTCAGAAAAATGTTctgagtaaattatttaaatatatttaatttagacTGTCTTTTATTCGGGagttactttttaattaagaGCTTATTTTGTTGTTCAGAGCTCTTTAATCATGTTTGTTTAGACCTTTCTTTTCAAGTACAGTACCTAGCACTTAACAGTTGCCTTCATAACTGTTTCCAAGTTATATAAAAGGTGAGGGACAGTTTCTGTCGTGTTTAAAATCCATGTTTGTTTTATAGTTGGGCTGTTAAACAGTTGTCTGATAAAGAGACTAGGCCAGCATCGTGCTCTCCTGACAAGGTTTCTCTTTGCATAGAGAGGGTGTGTAAGTGGGAGAGGACACTGGCTTTGAAGTTGGAAGCCTGGGTTTGCAGCCCGGCTACGGATGAGGTACTTAACTTCATTTAGTTTCCTAACATATAAACTTGGGAAAAACTGATTCCTCAAGGTTACCCtcaggatgaaatgaaataatgtgggTGATGGCACTTTGTAAAACAGTCTGAATATTTACATGAAAGTAAATGCTGTTGAATTTATTGAGCCCTATGTGTAGTGAGAATTTCTCTTGAAGTTGTTACAAAAATTCATGAACAAAAAAGTAATTCTTAGACATTATCAAAAACTCCTGATATACTGAGTATTCTATTTTATGTAAACAGAAtatgcagaaattaaaaattatatagttcttttttatgttatattgagagaaaattattttacctgAAGGCTAAGGAATGATCAGATTGGAGCATAGCCTGTTCTATGCTGCCATCTGCTGGTGAAGTATGGTATAGCAGTGGCATTTCAATATACTGCTGGTTCCTAGTGCTCTGCTTCTCTTAACTTTctcacattaagaaaatgaagtcatgaaaaaatgctcaatatcactaattatcagagaaaggcaaatcaaaactacaatgaggtatcaccttataccagtcagaatggccatcattcaaaagtccacaaatgacaaatgctggagaggctgcggagaaaagggaaccctcctacactgctggtgggaatacagtttggtgcagccactgtggaaaacagtatggagattcctcaaaagactaggaatagacttaccgtaagacccaggaatcccactcctgggtatatatccagaaggaaccctacttcaggatgacacctgcaccccaatgttcatagcagcactattcacaatagccaagacatggaaacagcctaaatgtccatcaacagatgactggataaagaagagttggtgtatttatacaatggaatactattcagccattaaaaaccgacaacataacgccatttgcagcaacatggaagttcctggagaatgtcattctaagtgaagtaagccagaaagagaaagaaaaataccatatgagatcgcttatatgcggaatctaaaaaacaaacaagcaaacataacataaatacaaacagaaacagactcatagacatagaatacaaacttgtggttaccaaggggatggagggtgggaaggaatagactgggatttcaaaatgtagaatagataaacaagattatactgtatagcacagggaaatatatacaagatcttatggtagctcacagagaaaaaaatgtgactgaatatatatatgttcatgtataactgaaaaattgtgctctatactggaatttgtcacaacattgtaaaatgattataaatcaataaaaaatgttaaaaaatgttaatgttaaaaatgttaaaatgttaaaaaaataaaataaaatgaagtcactCTGGTTCTCCTCCCCTTCACTTCAGGTCAAAGAGGTCTTAGGTGACTGCAGCAAACtagcatgtgtgtgtttgcatcAGTAGTAGTGGAGTGTCTAGGGAAGGGGCTCTCAATCTGGCCTACCCTGGAGCTAcctgggaagcttgttaaaatgcatatCCCTAGGCCCACCCCAGAGCAAATGAGTCCTGGGAATTAGCATTGTTTAACATTTTCCACAGCTAACTCTGGGATATGTGGCCCTGGGACCACAGTTTGAGAAATATATGATGAGTCCATGAGGGTCTAACTGTAGGGTGTGTGTTCTTCCCATTGAACCTGGTTTCCTCCTGAGACTCTTGCCAGAAGTCAGATGTTCAGGTAGCTGTCTGGACATGGACTAGGAGTGCCTGCATTGTGTAGGAGGTTGCACCAAGGGAACTTTGAATTCCCTTCCAACCGTAAGATTTTATGTTCCCCCAGCTGGTTGGTTTCTTCCTTGTTTGTTTACATTAAATTATCCTTTTCCATCCATGGTGCTCTATATTCTCTCCACAAAAATTTGCCAAAAATTTCAGTGCTGTTTTCCATCCGTTGGTTGTAGGTTAGATGCTAGAAACTGCAAACGCATCAATCTGGGAGGAAGCCAAGCAGCTGTCTACCTCCAGCGTCTCCTGCAGCTGAAGTACCCTGGGCACCTGGCGGCCATCACTCTCAGCCGCACGGAGGAGATCCTGCACGAGCACAGCTACATCGCGGAGGACTACGtggaaggtgaggaggaggacGCCTGCTTGCAGCTTTTGGATGTTGTCTACCTTTGGGGCATTCCTTAAATTGTTGCCAGGATGACTCTTGTGCACTGTTttactctttttactttttagcaTTCCCTTCCCATTTTGGTATTTACTTTCTTAATAGACTTTTCAGTCAGCTGATAACTGACATATGTAggttctttttcaaagttattttggctattctagttcctttgcctttaaaatatagatattaGGATCAGTTTGTCCGTATCTACAAAAAAGTTCTGTTAGCATTGTGAttgaaattacattaaatctgtagatcagaTTGTATATAAAACAACATTCTAAATGTAAATCCAGATATAATATTAAATCTAGATTGGGgagaattgactttttttttttttttttttttactgtgttgaggcttctaatccatgaatatatgtctttccatttatcttggtcttcattgatttctttcatcagcattttatagtTCTCATATAGATCCTATACATGTTTTATTAGATTTAtgtctaattatttctttttttacttcaaTTTCCAATTGCTTATTGCTcttgtatagaaatgcaatgaatttttatttgtttaccttATATTCTGTGACCTTGCGAAACTTACTAGTTCTAGTTTTTTTTGTAGGTTCCTTAGACATTACTAGGTAGATGTGTCATCTGTGAGTAcgaacagttttatttcttcccaatCTGTTTGcctttacttcttttccttgccttGTTTCACGGCCAGGCCTTCTAGTGCAGCATTGAACAGGAGCGGCAAGAGtggacatctttgccttgttcctaatTTCTGATCGTGTGGAGGGgaaagcatttagtctttcacTATTAATTATATGATGTTAGCGCTAGTGTTTTTGCAGATATCCTTTATCGAGTGTAGGAAGTTTCTTTCTGTGCCTAATTTTGCTAATCATTTTTATCGTGaaaggattttgaattttgtgaaGTGGTTTTTCTGCATCTGACATGATCCTGTGGTGTTTGTGCTTTGGACTGTTAATATAGGAGATTATAGTGATTGCTTTTCAAATATCGAACTAACCTTGATTTGGGGAGGATAAACCCCACttgttcatgtgtttttttttctgtattgctggatttgatttggtgaattttttgaggtttttgtgtctatgttcatgagggaCATGGATCCACAGTTTCTTGTACTGTCTTTGTCTTGTGCTGGATCCTGGCGATGCCGGTCTGATTAAATGAGCTGTGTATTTCTTGTGTAGGTCTTAGTGTTGCTCTGGAGATGACAGTCATCAGACTTTTCACAGTCTTCTTAGAATCTCTTCTTTGCCTCTGCAGGTGGAGCGAGCAGATGCTAGCCCTCCAGAGGCCCCTCTGTCCTTCCTCTGTCAGGCTGGGCTTGTCGTATGTGTCACAGCCACATACGTGGGAAACCCAACAGACCTTGTCATAGTTTTTGCTTTCGGttgtcaaacatattttaaagaaccCAAGAAGAGGTTAATCTGCTGTGTTCACCCAGTAGATTTTCATCACTTCTGTTGCTTTTTCCTTTACTTCTGGTGCTCCAGTGGTGTCACTTCTGTCTGAAGAACTTCATTTAGCAATTCTCTCAGAACAGGTGTGTTGGCTTCATGTCTGGGTTTTCCAGCTGCATTTCGTTGATCGGGTAGATTTAGAGATGGGGTGGTGTGTGATTTCTCCACCTTACTTGGGCCTGGAACCCAGTCTTGACTTTCTCATCTCAGTGCTAATAGTGTTTCCATTTCCTGATTTCCAAAACCATGCCTTTGAAGAATTGCAGAAATGGCGGTGCCCCGATTACTACGAAGACAACGTCCACAAGATGCAGCTCCCGTTCTCCAGCAAGCTGCTGGGCAGCACCCTGACCTCcgaggagaagcaggagaggcGGCAGCAGCAACTGCGGCGGCTGCAGGAGCTCAACGCCCGGCGGCGGGAGGAGAAGCTGCAGCTCGACCAGGAGCGGCTGGACCGGCTGCTCTACGTGCAGGTAAAAGCTGGCCCCACCGCAGGTCCCCAGCCTTGCTCAGCACGGTGGGCCCAGAGAGTTTTCTTCCGATATACTCTCCCTCAGCCGTAGAGCGCATCAGCTGTCTCAGTCCCCCTGGGGTCAAGGAGGAGGCCGGGGGATCATCCGCATGGAGGTCGTGGGGCGCAGAGGGTGGTGTAGCCACAGGCGTTTCTGAAAGAGCTGTGGCCTTTGAccttgttcattaattttatcctTCTAGCCTCTTTTGTTTGACCTTTAACTTCTTTTTAGAGctggttcatttatttatcctggtttatttgtttttttccccatgtcttttttgggggagtaattaggtttatttattcatttattttaatggaggcactggggattgtgtgtgctaagcatgcactctaccactgagctatactccacCCCCCCTTAACTTTTTAACTTAAGTGTAGTACATGTGATACAAAGCACGTGGATCTTAGGTGtgcagcttgatgaattttcacaactGAAACACACCATGTATCCATATCCAGATCAGGAAATAGAACATTACCTCCTGTCAGTAActctcccacctcttcccacccAAAAGCTAACATTTCTGACATTGGTCACAGACATGAGTTTTGCCTGATCAGGAGGTGCTGAGTTGGTGGTGCAGTGGGAGCCCCGAGACAGCTGAGGAGGAGGGCAGCTGTGCGCCTCTTGGTGGGAGGTGTGACTTTGtagaggggcaggtggggacctCAGGGAGCCCTCTCCTGCCGCAGTTCTCCGTTGAGCATCTAAGCGACTTGCCTCCTTCCTGTGTGGGATTGCCCTGATGCACATCGTTGAGGGTGACTTGTGACTGCTCTGCTTGTAGGAAGCTTCTAGAGGAAGGCCAGATGGATCAGTTTCACAAAGCTCTGATGGAGCTGAACATGGACTCCCCAGAAGAGCTGCAGTCCTACATACAGAAGCTCAGTTCAGCGGTGGAGCAAGCTAAGCAGAAGATCCTTCAAGCAGAGGTCAACCTCGAGGTGGATGTGGTGGAGAGCAAGCCAGAGGTACCGCGGGCCTTGGGAGGGAGGTTCCGCAGGGTTGTGTAGAGAGAACGGCCCTTTCTCAGGGCGGGAGGAGTGCCCGGGGAAGACTGACATCAAAGGGGTTGCGACCAGACTTGGGGGAAGAGAGCAGGTGTGAAGTCTACAGGGACATGGATGGGGGCGGTGATGGTGCTGAGCTGGTGCCAGCTGAAGTCCTGACCCTAGGGATTTCACCCAGTAGAGCTCTGGCGCCCTGGGGGAAGTGTCGAGGGGGAGCAGCATTCACACACCAAACATGTAGCCCATCTTGAACCTGAACCTGCCACTCTGATGGTTCCTGGGCGGTTAGTCATACATCCCCTTAACTTTCCCCTGATCTTTTATTGAATATGTTGTGGTTGCCCTTCCATCTACCTCGTTTCCTTCTCCATGCTCCCTAAGGACAGGGGTATGCTTCACACATAGTTCAAGAATTTTTTCCAGCCACTGATAGCCATGCTCAATAAA contains:
- the ACTR5 gene encoding actin-related protein 5 → MAVASGAAPAVNVFPFRDVRAAPDPVLEAGPVAHGPLPVPLVLDNGSFQARAGWACPGPDPGPEPRLQFRAVCARGRGGARGGAGPQVGNALGSLEPLRWMLRSPFDRNVPVNLELQELLLDYSFQHLGVSSQGCVDHPIVLTEAVCNPLYSRQMMSELLFECYGIPKVAYGIDSLFSFYHNKPKSLISSGLIISSGYQCTHILPVLEGRLDARNCKRINLGGSQAAVYLQRLLQLKYPGHLAAITLSRTEEILHEHSYIAEDYVEELQKWRCPDYYEDNVHKMQLPFSSKLLGSTLTSEEKQERRQQQLRRLQELNARRREEKLQLDQERLDRLLYVQELLEEGQMDQFHKALMELNMDSPEELQSYIQKLSSAVEQAKQKILQAEVNLEVDVVESKPETPDLEQLEPSLEDVENINDFEPLFSEETPEVEKPVATVQPVFNLAAYHQLFVGTERIRAPEIIFQPSLIGEEQAGVAETLQYVLDRYPKDVQELLVQNVFLTGGNMMYPGMKGRIEKELLEMRPFQSSFQVQLASNPVLDAWYGARDWALDHLDDEDVWITRKEYEEKGGGYLKEHCASNVYVPIRLPKQASRSSEAQASGKGSGASGGGASEQA